From a single Eleginops maclovinus isolate JMC-PN-2008 ecotype Puerto Natales chromosome 20, JC_Emac_rtc_rv5, whole genome shotgun sequence genomic region:
- the ppfia4 gene encoding liprin-alpha-4 isoform X2 translates to MMCEVMPTISEGDSAGPPRGTGGVPNGSDQEANFEQLMVNMLDERDKLLESLRETQETLIQSQTKLQGALHERDVLQRQINAALPQEFATLTKELNICREQLLEKEEEISELKAERNNTRLLLEHLECLVSRHERSLRMTVVKRQAPPPSGVSSEVEVLKALKSLFEHHKALDEKVRERLRVALERVSTLEGQLAANTQELNTVRQRKDGDSVERTDGSKPTWKRLPNGSIDAHDEGSRVSELQELLDRTNKELAQSREHSATLSGRMADLEAELTNARRELSRSEELSIKQQREQREREDMEERITTLEKRYLAAQRETTHIHDLNDKLENELATKDSLHRQSDEKVRQLQEMLEMAEQRLAQTMRKAETLPEVEAELAQRVAALSKAEERHGNVEERLRQLESQLEEKNQELGRARQREKMNEEHNKRLSDTVDRLLTESNERLQLHLKERMAALEDKNSLIQDLENCQKQLEEFHHTRERLIGEIEKLRNEIDHLKRRSGAFGDVSHSRSHLGSASDLRFSVVEGQDGHYSTTVIRRAQKGRMSALRDDPNKDYPSLRGSVSHLLSSDMEAESDMDDDVSSTLLSPSGQSDAQTLALMLQEQLDAINEEIRMIQVERESADLRSDEIESRVNSGSMDGLNVTLRPRALPTSATAQSLASSSSPPTSGHSTPKHHSRNTSHHLGIMTLPSDLRKHRRKVASPVEVDKATIKCETSPPSSPRSLRLETNFAQFTGSLEDGRGKQKKGIKSSFGRLFGKKEKGRMEQTVCREVQPLPALTDFDMAIGDTMTLGKLGTQAERDRRMKKKHELLEDARKRGLPFAHWDGPTVVSWLELWVGMPAWYVAACRANVKSGAIMSALSDTEIQREIGISNPLHRLKLRLAIQEMVSLTSPSAPLTSRTSSGNVWVTHEEMENLASSTKADNEEGSWAQTLAYGDMNHEWIGNEWLPSLGLPQYRSYFMECLVDARMLDHLTKKDLRSHLKMVDSFHRASLQYGIMCLKRLNYDRKELDRRRDDSQHDMKDVLVWTNEQVIHWVLSIGLREYSGNLLESGIHGALLSLDETFDYSSLALILQIPMQNTQARQVLEREFNNLLALGTDRRLEESGDDKSFRRSPSWRKRFRAREGGVGMGMMAGSMETLPAGFRMPSMSVPPSVNLMAKKHLQPEVHSHYLYGHMLAAF, encoded by the exons gAGTTTGCCACCCTGACGAAGGAGCTGAACATATGCcgggagcagctgctggagaaggaggaagaaataTCTGAGCTGAAAGCTGAAAGGAACAACACcagg CTGCTGTTGGAGCACCTGGAGTGTCTGGTGTCTCGTCACGAACGCAGTCTGAGGATGACAGTGGTGAAGAGACAGGCACCCCCACCATCTGGAGTCTCCAGTGAGGTGGAGGTCCTCAAAGCTCTGAAGTCACTGTTTGAACACCACAAGGCTCTGGATGAAAAg GTACGTGAAAGGCTTCGGGTGGCTCTGGAGAGGGTGTCCACTCTGGAGGGACAGCTAGCGGCAAACACACAAGAG TTGAACACggtgagacagaggaaggaTGGTGACTCAGTGGAGCGAACAGATGGATCCAAACCTACATGGAAG AGACTGCCAAATGGCTCCATAGACGCTCACGATGAAGGCAGCCGGGTGTCCGAacttcaggagctgctggaTAGGACCAACAAGGAGCTGGCCCAGAGCCGCGAGCACTCCGCCACTCTCAGCGGTCGCATGGCTGATCTTGAGGCAGAGCTCACAAATGCACGCAGAGAACTGAGCCGCAGTGaggagctgtcaatcaaacaacaaagggaacagagagag AGGGAGGATATGGAGGAGAGGATAACAACGCTAGAGAAACGCTACCTGGCTGCACAGCGGGAGACCACACACATCCATGACCTCAACGACAAACTGGAGAATGAACTGGCCACCAAGGACTCACTGCACcgccag AGCGATGAGAAAGTACGTCAGTTGCAGGAGATGCTGGAGATGGCAGAGCAGAGGCTGGCTCAGACCATGAGGAAGGCTGAGACGCTGCCAGAGGTGGAAGCTGAACTGGCACAGAGAGTGGCTGCACTTTCcaag GCTGAGGAGCGCCATGGCAACGTGGAGGAGCGGCTCAGACAGCTGGAGTCACAACTAGAGGAGAAGAACCAAGAACTTGGaagg GCTCGTCAGAGAGAGAAGATGAATGAGGAGCACAACAAGCGCTTGTCTGACACCGTGGATCGTCTGCTCACCGAGTCCAATGAGAGACTGCAGCTCCATTTGAAAGAACGCATGGCTGCCCTGGAGGACAAG AACTCCCTCATTCAGGATCTCGAGAACTGCCAGAAACAGCTTGAAGAATTCCATCACACACGG GAGCGGCTGATTGGAGAGATTGAGAAGTTGAGAAATGAAATCGACCACTTGAAACGCCGCAGTGGAGCGTTTGGAGATGTGTCTCATTCTcg GTCTCACCTTGGAAGCGCCAGCGACCTTCGCTTCTCTGTGGTGGAGGGCCAAGATGGCCACTACAGCACAACTGTGATCAGGAGGGCTCAGAAGGGCAGAATGTCAGCGCTACGAGACGACCCAAACAAG GACTACCCGTCTCTCCGCGGCAGTGTCAGCCACCTCCTCAGCAGCGACATGGAGGCAGAGTCTGACATGGACGATGACGTCAGCTCCACCCTGCTTTCCCCCAGCGGGCAATCTGACGCTCAGACTCTGGCTCTCATGCTGCAGGAGCAGCTCGATGCTATCAATGAAGAGATAAG gatgaTCCAGGTGGAGAGGGAGTCAGCAGACCTGCGCTCTGACGAGATTGAGTCTCGCGTGAACAGTGGCAGCATGGACGGACTCAACGTGACGCTTCGACCCCGGGCGCTGCCCACCTCTGCCACCGCCCAGTCTCTggcatcctcctcctcccctcccacGAGTGGCCACTCCACACCTAAACACCACTCACGCAACACCAGCCACCATCTAGGCATCATGACTCTG ccAAGCGACTTGAGGAAACACCGCAGGAAAGTAGCC TCTCCGGTGGAAGTGGACAAAGCAACTATCAAGTGTGAAACATCGCCCCCCTCGTCCCCCCGAAGTTTACGGCTAGAAACCAATTTCGCCCAGTTCACCGGCAGTCTAGAGGACGGCAgagg CAAGCAGAAAAAAGGCATCAAGTCATCTTTTGGCCGGCTGTTTgggaagaaggagaagggtCGAATGGAGCAGACTGTATGCAGGGAGGTTCAGCCTCTACCGGCCTTAACAG ACTTTGACATGGCCATTGGTGACACTATGACTCTGGGAAAACTGGGCACACAGGCTGAGAGGGATCGCCGGatgaagaaaaa ACACGAGCTTCTGGAAGACGCCAGGAAAAGAGGCCTGCCATTTGCTCATTGGGATGGCCCCACTGTCGTCTCCTGGCTAGAG CTGTGGGTGGGAATGCCAGCGTGGTATGTGGCAGCTTGTCGTGCCAACGTGAAGAGCGGAGCTATCATGTCAGCTCTGTCTGACACAGAGATTCAGAGGGAGATTGGCATCAGCAACCCTCTGCACCGACTCAAACTGCGCTTGGCCATCCAGGAAATGGTTTCCCTCACCAGCCCGTCAGCACCCCTTACCTCCAGAACG TCCTCCGGAAATGTGTGGGTGACTCATGAAGAGATGGAGAACCTGGCTTCCTCCACCAAAGCG GATAATGAGGAGGGCAGCTGGGCACAG ACTCTGGCGTATGGTGACATGAATCATGAATGGATAGGAAATGAATGGCTGCCCAGCCTCGGTCTGCCACAGTACCGCTCCTACTTCATGGAGTGTCTGGTGGACGCACGCATGCTGGACCACCTGACCAAGAAGGACCTGAGGAGCCACCTCAAGATGGTGGACAGCTTCCATAG GGCTAGTCTGCAGTATGGGATTATGTGCTTGAAGAGACTCAATTATGACAGGAAAGAACTGGATCGCCGGAGAGACGACAGCCAACACGACATGAAAG ATGTGTTGGTGTGGACTAATGAGCAGGTGATCCATTGGGTCCTGTCCATTGGTTTGAGGGAGTATAGCGGTAACCTTTTGGAGAGTGGAATCCACggagctctcctctctctggacGAAACCTTCGACTACAGCAGCCTCGCACTCATCCTGCAGATCCCTATGCAGAACACACAG GCACGGCAGGTGCTGGAGAGGGAGTTCAACAACCTGTTAGCCTTGGGGACCGACCGTCGACTAGAGGAG AGTGGGGATGACAAGTCTTTTCGACGCTCTCCATCGTGGCGCAAAAGGTTTCGGGCGCGTGAGGGAGGGGTGGGGATGGGCATGATGGCGGGCTCCATGGAAACGCTGCCTGCTGGCTTCCGCATGCCCTCGATGTCAGTGCCGCCCTCTGTGAACTTGATGGCCAAGAAACATCTCCAGCCTGAAG TGCATTCTCATTACCTATATGGACACATGCTTGCGGCCTTTTGA
- the ppfia4 gene encoding liprin-alpha-4 isoform X3, translating to MMCEVMPTISEGDSAGPPRGTGGVPNGSDQEANFEQLMVNMLDERDKLLESLRETQETLIQSQTKLQGALHERDVLQRQINAALPQEFATLTKELNICREQLLEKEEEISELKAERNNTRLLLEHLECLVSRHERSLRMTVVKRQAPPPSGVSSEVEVLKALKSLFEHHKALDEKVRERLRVALERVSTLEGQLAANTQELNTVRQRKDGDSVERTDGSKPTWKRLPNGSIDAHDEGSRVSELQELLDRTNKELAQSREHSATLSGRMADLEAELTNARRELSRSEELSIKQQREQREREDMEERITTLEKRYLAAQRETTHIHDLNDKLENELATKDSLHRQSDEKVRQLQEMLEMAEQRLAQTMRKAETLPEVEAELAQRVAALSKAEERHGNVEERLRQLESQLEEKNQELGRARQREKMNEEHNKRLSDTVDRLLTESNERLQLHLKERMAALEDKNSLIQDLENCQKQLEEFHHTRERLIGEIEKLRNEIDHLKRRSGAFGDVSHSRSHLGSASDLRFSVVEGQDGHYSTTVIRRAQKGRMSALRDDPNKDYPSLRGSVSHLLSSDMEAESDMDDDVSSTLLSPSGQSDAQTLALMLQEQLDAINEEIRMIQVERESADLRSDEIESRVNSGSMDGLNVTLRPRALPTSATAQSLASSSSPPTSGHSTPKHHSRNTSHHLGIMTLPSDLRKHRRKVASPVEVDKATIKCETSPPSSPRSLRLETNFAQFTGSLEDGRGKQKKGIKSSFGRLFGKKEKGRMEQTVCREVQPLPALTDFDMAIGDTMTLGKLGTQAERDRRMKKKHELLEDARKRGLPFAHWDGPTVVSWLELWVGMPAWYVAACRANVKSGAIMSALSDTEIQREIGISNPLHRLKLRLAIQEMVSLTSPSAPLTSRTSSGNVWVTHEEMENLASSTKATLAYGDMNHEWIGNEWLPSLGLPQYRSYFMECLVDARMLDHLTKKDLRSHLKMVDSFHRASLQYGIMCLKRLNYDRKELDRRRDDSQHDMKDVLVWTNEQVIHWVLSIGLREYSGNLLESGIHGALLSLDETFDYSSLALILQIPMQNTQARQVLEREFNNLLALGTDRRLEESGDDKSFRRSPSWRKRFRAREGGVGMGMMAGSMETLPAGFRMPSMSVPPSVNLMAKKHLQPEAPPPASPRLDPSAVRTYSC from the exons gAGTTTGCCACCCTGACGAAGGAGCTGAACATATGCcgggagcagctgctggagaaggaggaagaaataTCTGAGCTGAAAGCTGAAAGGAACAACACcagg CTGCTGTTGGAGCACCTGGAGTGTCTGGTGTCTCGTCACGAACGCAGTCTGAGGATGACAGTGGTGAAGAGACAGGCACCCCCACCATCTGGAGTCTCCAGTGAGGTGGAGGTCCTCAAAGCTCTGAAGTCACTGTTTGAACACCACAAGGCTCTGGATGAAAAg GTACGTGAAAGGCTTCGGGTGGCTCTGGAGAGGGTGTCCACTCTGGAGGGACAGCTAGCGGCAAACACACAAGAG TTGAACACggtgagacagaggaaggaTGGTGACTCAGTGGAGCGAACAGATGGATCCAAACCTACATGGAAG AGACTGCCAAATGGCTCCATAGACGCTCACGATGAAGGCAGCCGGGTGTCCGAacttcaggagctgctggaTAGGACCAACAAGGAGCTGGCCCAGAGCCGCGAGCACTCCGCCACTCTCAGCGGTCGCATGGCTGATCTTGAGGCAGAGCTCACAAATGCACGCAGAGAACTGAGCCGCAGTGaggagctgtcaatcaaacaacaaagggaacagagagag AGGGAGGATATGGAGGAGAGGATAACAACGCTAGAGAAACGCTACCTGGCTGCACAGCGGGAGACCACACACATCCATGACCTCAACGACAAACTGGAGAATGAACTGGCCACCAAGGACTCACTGCACcgccag AGCGATGAGAAAGTACGTCAGTTGCAGGAGATGCTGGAGATGGCAGAGCAGAGGCTGGCTCAGACCATGAGGAAGGCTGAGACGCTGCCAGAGGTGGAAGCTGAACTGGCACAGAGAGTGGCTGCACTTTCcaag GCTGAGGAGCGCCATGGCAACGTGGAGGAGCGGCTCAGACAGCTGGAGTCACAACTAGAGGAGAAGAACCAAGAACTTGGaagg GCTCGTCAGAGAGAGAAGATGAATGAGGAGCACAACAAGCGCTTGTCTGACACCGTGGATCGTCTGCTCACCGAGTCCAATGAGAGACTGCAGCTCCATTTGAAAGAACGCATGGCTGCCCTGGAGGACAAG AACTCCCTCATTCAGGATCTCGAGAACTGCCAGAAACAGCTTGAAGAATTCCATCACACACGG GAGCGGCTGATTGGAGAGATTGAGAAGTTGAGAAATGAAATCGACCACTTGAAACGCCGCAGTGGAGCGTTTGGAGATGTGTCTCATTCTcg GTCTCACCTTGGAAGCGCCAGCGACCTTCGCTTCTCTGTGGTGGAGGGCCAAGATGGCCACTACAGCACAACTGTGATCAGGAGGGCTCAGAAGGGCAGAATGTCAGCGCTACGAGACGACCCAAACAAG GACTACCCGTCTCTCCGCGGCAGTGTCAGCCACCTCCTCAGCAGCGACATGGAGGCAGAGTCTGACATGGACGATGACGTCAGCTCCACCCTGCTTTCCCCCAGCGGGCAATCTGACGCTCAGACTCTGGCTCTCATGCTGCAGGAGCAGCTCGATGCTATCAATGAAGAGATAAG gatgaTCCAGGTGGAGAGGGAGTCAGCAGACCTGCGCTCTGACGAGATTGAGTCTCGCGTGAACAGTGGCAGCATGGACGGACTCAACGTGACGCTTCGACCCCGGGCGCTGCCCACCTCTGCCACCGCCCAGTCTCTggcatcctcctcctcccctcccacGAGTGGCCACTCCACACCTAAACACCACTCACGCAACACCAGCCACCATCTAGGCATCATGACTCTG ccAAGCGACTTGAGGAAACACCGCAGGAAAGTAGCC TCTCCGGTGGAAGTGGACAAAGCAACTATCAAGTGTGAAACATCGCCCCCCTCGTCCCCCCGAAGTTTACGGCTAGAAACCAATTTCGCCCAGTTCACCGGCAGTCTAGAGGACGGCAgagg CAAGCAGAAAAAAGGCATCAAGTCATCTTTTGGCCGGCTGTTTgggaagaaggagaagggtCGAATGGAGCAGACTGTATGCAGGGAGGTTCAGCCTCTACCGGCCTTAACAG ACTTTGACATGGCCATTGGTGACACTATGACTCTGGGAAAACTGGGCACACAGGCTGAGAGGGATCGCCGGatgaagaaaaa ACACGAGCTTCTGGAAGACGCCAGGAAAAGAGGCCTGCCATTTGCTCATTGGGATGGCCCCACTGTCGTCTCCTGGCTAGAG CTGTGGGTGGGAATGCCAGCGTGGTATGTGGCAGCTTGTCGTGCCAACGTGAAGAGCGGAGCTATCATGTCAGCTCTGTCTGACACAGAGATTCAGAGGGAGATTGGCATCAGCAACCCTCTGCACCGACTCAAACTGCGCTTGGCCATCCAGGAAATGGTTTCCCTCACCAGCCCGTCAGCACCCCTTACCTCCAGAACG TCCTCCGGAAATGTGTGGGTGACTCATGAAGAGATGGAGAACCTGGCTTCCTCCACCAAAGCG ACTCTGGCGTATGGTGACATGAATCATGAATGGATAGGAAATGAATGGCTGCCCAGCCTCGGTCTGCCACAGTACCGCTCCTACTTCATGGAGTGTCTGGTGGACGCACGCATGCTGGACCACCTGACCAAGAAGGACCTGAGGAGCCACCTCAAGATGGTGGACAGCTTCCATAG GGCTAGTCTGCAGTATGGGATTATGTGCTTGAAGAGACTCAATTATGACAGGAAAGAACTGGATCGCCGGAGAGACGACAGCCAACACGACATGAAAG ATGTGTTGGTGTGGACTAATGAGCAGGTGATCCATTGGGTCCTGTCCATTGGTTTGAGGGAGTATAGCGGTAACCTTTTGGAGAGTGGAATCCACggagctctcctctctctggacGAAACCTTCGACTACAGCAGCCTCGCACTCATCCTGCAGATCCCTATGCAGAACACACAG GCACGGCAGGTGCTGGAGAGGGAGTTCAACAACCTGTTAGCCTTGGGGACCGACCGTCGACTAGAGGAG AGTGGGGATGACAAGTCTTTTCGACGCTCTCCATCGTGGCGCAAAAGGTTTCGGGCGCGTGAGGGAGGGGTGGGGATGGGCATGATGGCGGGCTCCATGGAAACGCTGCCTGCTGGCTTCCGCATGCCCTCGATGTCAGTGCCGCCCTCTGTGAACTTGATGGCCAAGAAACATCTCCAGCCTGAAG CTCCACCACCGGCATCACCGAGACTCGACCCCTCGGCCGTGCGGACCTACTCATGCTAA
- the myog gene encoding myogenin, which translates to MELFETNPYFFPDQRFYEGGDSYYPSRLPGGYDQSSYQDRNSMMGLCGSMSGGVGVGVTGTEDKASPSSLSPHSEPHCPGQCLPWACKLCKRKTVTMDRRRAATMREKRRLKKVNEAFEALKRSTLMNPNQRLPKVEILRSAIQYIERLQALVSSLNQQDTETGQQGLHYRPSTAQPRVSSNEPSSGSTCCSSPEWSSTPEQCTQSYSSEDLLSAADSPEQGNMRALTSIVDSITAAGSSVAFSVDISK; encoded by the exons ATGGAGCTTTTTGAGACCAACCCTTACTTCTTCCCTGACCAGCGCTTCTACGAGGGAGGGGACAGCTATTACCCCTCTCGCCTGCCTGGGGGGTACGACCAATCTTCCTACCAGGATAGGAACTCCATGATGGGCTTGTGTGGGAGTATGTCTGGGGGTGTTGGAGTTGGGGTGACAGGAACAGAGGATAAAGCCTCTCCATCCAGCCTGTCCCCTCACTCTGAGCCCCACTGCCCGGGTCAGTGCCTGCCCTGGGCCTGTAAGCTGTGCAAAAGGAAGACGGTTACAATGGACCGTCGGAGAGCGGCCACAATGAGGGAGAAGAGGCGCCTGAAGAAGGTGAACGAGGCCTTTGAAGCTCTGAAGAGGAGCACCCTGATGAACCCAAACCAGAGGCTGCCCAAGGTTGAGATCCTGCGGAGCGCCATCCAGTACATCGAGAGGCTACAGGCACTGGTGTCTTCACTCAACCAGCAGGACACTGAGACAGGACAGCAGGGACTGCACTACCGACCCAGCACGGCCCAGCCCAGA GTGTCGTCAAACGAGCCCAGTTCAGGCAGCACCTGCTGCAGCAGCCCGGAGTGGAGCAGCACTCCAGAGCAGTGCACGCAGAGCTACAGCAGCGAGG atctCCTGAGTGCTGCTGACTCTCCAGAGCAGGGGAACATGCGCGCCTTGACCTCCATCGTGGACAGCATCACTGCAGCAGGCTCATCGGTGGCCTTTTCTGTGGACATTTCCAAGTAG
- the ppfia4 gene encoding liprin-alpha-4 isoform X1: MMCEVMPTISEGDSAGPPRGTGGVPNGSDQEANFEQLMVNMLDERDKLLESLRETQETLIQSQTKLQGALHERDVLQRQINAALPQEFATLTKELNICREQLLEKEEEISELKAERNNTRLLLEHLECLVSRHERSLRMTVVKRQAPPPSGVSSEVEVLKALKSLFEHHKALDEKVRERLRVALERVSTLEGQLAANTQELNTVRQRKDGDSVERTDGSKPTWKRLPNGSIDAHDEGSRVSELQELLDRTNKELAQSREHSATLSGRMADLEAELTNARRELSRSEELSIKQQREQREREDMEERITTLEKRYLAAQRETTHIHDLNDKLENELATKDSLHRQSDEKVRQLQEMLEMAEQRLAQTMRKAETLPEVEAELAQRVAALSKAEERHGNVEERLRQLESQLEEKNQELGRARQREKMNEEHNKRLSDTVDRLLTESNERLQLHLKERMAALEDKNSLIQDLENCQKQLEEFHHTRERLIGEIEKLRNEIDHLKRRSGAFGDVSHSRSHLGSASDLRFSVVEGQDGHYSTTVIRRAQKGRMSALRDDPNKDYPSLRGSVSHLLSSDMEAESDMDDDVSSTLLSPSGQSDAQTLALMLQEQLDAINEEIRMIQVERESADLRSDEIESRVNSGSMDGLNVTLRPRALPTSATAQSLASSSSPPTSGHSTPKHHSRNTSHHLGIMTLPSDLRKHRRKVASPVEVDKATIKCETSPPSSPRSLRLETNFAQFTGSLEDGRGKQKKGIKSSFGRLFGKKEKGRMEQTVCREVQPLPALTDFDMAIGDTMTLGKLGTQAERDRRMKKKHELLEDARKRGLPFAHWDGPTVVSWLELWVGMPAWYVAACRANVKSGAIMSALSDTEIQREIGISNPLHRLKLRLAIQEMVSLTSPSAPLTSRTSSGNVWVTHEEMENLASSTKADNEEGSWAQTLAYGDMNHEWIGNEWLPSLGLPQYRSYFMECLVDARMLDHLTKKDLRSHLKMVDSFHRASLQYGIMCLKRLNYDRKELDRRRDDSQHDMKDVLVWTNEQVIHWVLSIGLREYSGNLLESGIHGALLSLDETFDYSSLALILQIPMQNTQARQVLEREFNNLLALGTDRRLEESGDDKSFRRSPSWRKRFRAREGGVGMGMMAGSMETLPAGFRMPSMSVPPSVNLMAKKHLQPEAPPPASPRLDPSAVRTYSC, translated from the exons gAGTTTGCCACCCTGACGAAGGAGCTGAACATATGCcgggagcagctgctggagaaggaggaagaaataTCTGAGCTGAAAGCTGAAAGGAACAACACcagg CTGCTGTTGGAGCACCTGGAGTGTCTGGTGTCTCGTCACGAACGCAGTCTGAGGATGACAGTGGTGAAGAGACAGGCACCCCCACCATCTGGAGTCTCCAGTGAGGTGGAGGTCCTCAAAGCTCTGAAGTCACTGTTTGAACACCACAAGGCTCTGGATGAAAAg GTACGTGAAAGGCTTCGGGTGGCTCTGGAGAGGGTGTCCACTCTGGAGGGACAGCTAGCGGCAAACACACAAGAG TTGAACACggtgagacagaggaaggaTGGTGACTCAGTGGAGCGAACAGATGGATCCAAACCTACATGGAAG AGACTGCCAAATGGCTCCATAGACGCTCACGATGAAGGCAGCCGGGTGTCCGAacttcaggagctgctggaTAGGACCAACAAGGAGCTGGCCCAGAGCCGCGAGCACTCCGCCACTCTCAGCGGTCGCATGGCTGATCTTGAGGCAGAGCTCACAAATGCACGCAGAGAACTGAGCCGCAGTGaggagctgtcaatcaaacaacaaagggaacagagagag AGGGAGGATATGGAGGAGAGGATAACAACGCTAGAGAAACGCTACCTGGCTGCACAGCGGGAGACCACACACATCCATGACCTCAACGACAAACTGGAGAATGAACTGGCCACCAAGGACTCACTGCACcgccag AGCGATGAGAAAGTACGTCAGTTGCAGGAGATGCTGGAGATGGCAGAGCAGAGGCTGGCTCAGACCATGAGGAAGGCTGAGACGCTGCCAGAGGTGGAAGCTGAACTGGCACAGAGAGTGGCTGCACTTTCcaag GCTGAGGAGCGCCATGGCAACGTGGAGGAGCGGCTCAGACAGCTGGAGTCACAACTAGAGGAGAAGAACCAAGAACTTGGaagg GCTCGTCAGAGAGAGAAGATGAATGAGGAGCACAACAAGCGCTTGTCTGACACCGTGGATCGTCTGCTCACCGAGTCCAATGAGAGACTGCAGCTCCATTTGAAAGAACGCATGGCTGCCCTGGAGGACAAG AACTCCCTCATTCAGGATCTCGAGAACTGCCAGAAACAGCTTGAAGAATTCCATCACACACGG GAGCGGCTGATTGGAGAGATTGAGAAGTTGAGAAATGAAATCGACCACTTGAAACGCCGCAGTGGAGCGTTTGGAGATGTGTCTCATTCTcg GTCTCACCTTGGAAGCGCCAGCGACCTTCGCTTCTCTGTGGTGGAGGGCCAAGATGGCCACTACAGCACAACTGTGATCAGGAGGGCTCAGAAGGGCAGAATGTCAGCGCTACGAGACGACCCAAACAAG GACTACCCGTCTCTCCGCGGCAGTGTCAGCCACCTCCTCAGCAGCGACATGGAGGCAGAGTCTGACATGGACGATGACGTCAGCTCCACCCTGCTTTCCCCCAGCGGGCAATCTGACGCTCAGACTCTGGCTCTCATGCTGCAGGAGCAGCTCGATGCTATCAATGAAGAGATAAG gatgaTCCAGGTGGAGAGGGAGTCAGCAGACCTGCGCTCTGACGAGATTGAGTCTCGCGTGAACAGTGGCAGCATGGACGGACTCAACGTGACGCTTCGACCCCGGGCGCTGCCCACCTCTGCCACCGCCCAGTCTCTggcatcctcctcctcccctcccacGAGTGGCCACTCCACACCTAAACACCACTCACGCAACACCAGCCACCATCTAGGCATCATGACTCTG ccAAGCGACTTGAGGAAACACCGCAGGAAAGTAGCC TCTCCGGTGGAAGTGGACAAAGCAACTATCAAGTGTGAAACATCGCCCCCCTCGTCCCCCCGAAGTTTACGGCTAGAAACCAATTTCGCCCAGTTCACCGGCAGTCTAGAGGACGGCAgagg CAAGCAGAAAAAAGGCATCAAGTCATCTTTTGGCCGGCTGTTTgggaagaaggagaagggtCGAATGGAGCAGACTGTATGCAGGGAGGTTCAGCCTCTACCGGCCTTAACAG ACTTTGACATGGCCATTGGTGACACTATGACTCTGGGAAAACTGGGCACACAGGCTGAGAGGGATCGCCGGatgaagaaaaa ACACGAGCTTCTGGAAGACGCCAGGAAAAGAGGCCTGCCATTTGCTCATTGGGATGGCCCCACTGTCGTCTCCTGGCTAGAG CTGTGGGTGGGAATGCCAGCGTGGTATGTGGCAGCTTGTCGTGCCAACGTGAAGAGCGGAGCTATCATGTCAGCTCTGTCTGACACAGAGATTCAGAGGGAGATTGGCATCAGCAACCCTCTGCACCGACTCAAACTGCGCTTGGCCATCCAGGAAATGGTTTCCCTCACCAGCCCGTCAGCACCCCTTACCTCCAGAACG TCCTCCGGAAATGTGTGGGTGACTCATGAAGAGATGGAGAACCTGGCTTCCTCCACCAAAGCG GATAATGAGGAGGGCAGCTGGGCACAG ACTCTGGCGTATGGTGACATGAATCATGAATGGATAGGAAATGAATGGCTGCCCAGCCTCGGTCTGCCACAGTACCGCTCCTACTTCATGGAGTGTCTGGTGGACGCACGCATGCTGGACCACCTGACCAAGAAGGACCTGAGGAGCCACCTCAAGATGGTGGACAGCTTCCATAG GGCTAGTCTGCAGTATGGGATTATGTGCTTGAAGAGACTCAATTATGACAGGAAAGAACTGGATCGCCGGAGAGACGACAGCCAACACGACATGAAAG ATGTGTTGGTGTGGACTAATGAGCAGGTGATCCATTGGGTCCTGTCCATTGGTTTGAGGGAGTATAGCGGTAACCTTTTGGAGAGTGGAATCCACggagctctcctctctctggacGAAACCTTCGACTACAGCAGCCTCGCACTCATCCTGCAGATCCCTATGCAGAACACACAG GCACGGCAGGTGCTGGAGAGGGAGTTCAACAACCTGTTAGCCTTGGGGACCGACCGTCGACTAGAGGAG AGTGGGGATGACAAGTCTTTTCGACGCTCTCCATCGTGGCGCAAAAGGTTTCGGGCGCGTGAGGGAGGGGTGGGGATGGGCATGATGGCGGGCTCCATGGAAACGCTGCCTGCTGGCTTCCGCATGCCCTCGATGTCAGTGCCGCCCTCTGTGAACTTGATGGCCAAGAAACATCTCCAGCCTGAAG CTCCACCACCGGCATCACCGAGACTCGACCCCTCGGCCGTGCGGACCTACTCATGCTAA